In Acidobacteriota bacterium, one genomic interval encodes:
- a CDS encoding DUF2029 domain-containing protein: MTGLAKQPSDHGASIERLAILFTILATTGMVAVHLVAAIVRRVGPELPLAAWPLTIGAIVIAATVSLTAPRLAGLLPEWLDGSARSHPARAALFALIALLAIVQTARISTHKTDPDTSWWILTTNELWTKHECGTAYFHAVELHDRGEKNIYHADHYPGLNRDIESITEFEGMKVEDPYQYPPQFLLLPKLMLAMTHHYPTIRIAWFSFQYIGIAAVFLLLAHWVGGTAGRWMAMLSPLVIASPAALSVFQYTQFHFVAITLTIAAMVAFEKQRNVLGGALLAFAILGKIFPGFLLILLLAEKRWKPLAWTFAFGVVFTLVALAVLGIAPFSAFISYQLPRMQSFSAFAFIEVWPEIRFELITANLSPYGQVVRLGEMGFPGMTRAVASGFNSLFTVTLIGLAIVASRRLGSRVRRAQIWLAILGLASMASPAAWGDYITLPAMWLLCALVINASANRKLAVGLSICWIFFYFLLGLVPLETFPPPGITYTLSTINFMLLVGLMGWVILRKPNPAVAVSM, translated from the coding sequence ATGACAGGATTGGCAAAACAACCCTCAGACCACGGAGCGTCGATTGAGCGCCTGGCCATCTTGTTCACCATCCTTGCTACCACCGGTATGGTTGCCGTTCATCTCGTTGCCGCCATCGTACGTCGCGTCGGTCCCGAACTTCCGCTTGCTGCCTGGCCGCTCACAATTGGGGCAATCGTTATTGCGGCAACCGTCAGCCTCACGGCACCCCGCTTGGCGGGGCTGCTGCCGGAGTGGCTCGACGGATCGGCGAGGTCGCATCCCGCCAGGGCCGCGCTGTTTGCATTGATCGCGTTGCTTGCCATCGTTCAGACCGCTCGGATCAGCACACACAAGACCGACCCGGACACTTCATGGTGGATTCTCACCACCAACGAATTATGGACGAAGCACGAATGCGGCACGGCCTACTTCCACGCTGTCGAACTACACGACCGGGGCGAAAAAAACATCTACCACGCTGATCACTACCCGGGGCTCAACCGCGACATCGAGTCCATCACCGAATTCGAGGGCATGAAGGTCGAAGACCCCTACCAATACCCGCCGCAATTCCTCCTGCTGCCCAAGCTCATGCTCGCCATGACCCATCACTACCCCACGATTCGAATCGCCTGGTTCTCCTTCCAGTACATCGGTATCGCGGCAGTCTTTCTGCTGCTCGCCCACTGGGTCGGCGGCACTGCTGGTCGTTGGATGGCGATGCTCTCGCCGCTGGTCATCGCCTCACCTGCCGCGCTGTCCGTCTTTCAGTACACACAGTTTCACTTCGTCGCCATCACACTCACCATCGCCGCTATGGTCGCGTTTGAAAAGCAGCGCAACGTCCTTGGTGGCGCACTGCTAGCCTTCGCCATTCTCGGAAAGATCTTCCCCGGGTTCCTATTGATCCTATTGCTGGCCGAGAAGCGTTGGAAACCTCTTGCTTGGACGTTTGCATTCGGCGTTGTTTTCACGCTCGTAGCGTTGGCGGTTCTCGGCATCGCGCCTTTCTCCGCATTCATCAGCTATCAGCTTCCGCGAATGCAATCCTTCAGCGCCTTCGCCTTCATCGAGGTCTGGCCGGAGATACGGTTTGAACTCATCACCGCCAATCTTTCCCCGTACGGGCAAGTCGTCAGGCTAGGGGAGATGGGCTTTCCCGGAATGACCCGCGCGGTCGCGTCCGGCTTCAACAGCCTATTCACGGTAACGCTGATTGGCTTGGCCATCGTCGCATCGCGCCGCCTAGGGTCACGGGTTCGCCGCGCGCAGATCTGGCTCGCCATCCTCGGACTCGCCTCCATGGCCAGCCCAGCGGCTTGGGGCGACTACATCACGCTGCCCGCCATGTGGCTGCTCTGCGCCCTTGTGATCAATGCCTCAGCCAACCGCAAACTTGCCGTTGGGCTCAGCATCTGCTGGATCTTCTTCTACTTCCTGCTCGGCCTCGTCCCGCTCGAAACCTTCCCTCCCCCCGGCATCACCTACACGCTGTCGACAATCAACTTCATGCTGCTCGTTGGCTTGATGGGCTGGGTCATCCTGCGCAAGCCAAACCCAGCGGTCGCGGTGTCTATGTAA
- a CDS encoding OprO/OprP family phosphate-selective porin, translated as MRTTAYALVAAAMIIAGVTVPATAGIAVYDKDGKKIEVGGRIQLQYRNADASGGGDFDEIFFRRLRPYIQGTVTEDWMGKIQFDFGKAEDSNEVALKDAYMQYLGWENHKITIGNSKTPFSREFLASSKRQQLVERSFTGDHNFGSPDRQLGIRLDGSALDKKITYAASLGTEEHDPAINRMDFDSPANAAADWNEGVVVAARLDYHPLGYMKFDQADFRSDEWKINFSVAAFNWSNDDDNNTYTDSGTGMVNATGLADGKVDLDSAEGLELSAGVRGMGFSADIEFQKISGDTVDPTFTGGLYANGKTDLDIIAVEAGYMVASNVEVVAGWDTFDADNFTASTDRTSLGLNWYWNKHKAKLQLTYRTWDSVTGVPGSDLDEVIAQAQFVF; from the coding sequence ATGAGAACCACAGCCTACGCGCTGGTCGCGGCCGCGATGATCATCGCCGGCGTGACGGTTCCCGCGACCGCGGGGATCGCCGTGTACGACAAGGACGGCAAGAAGATCGAGGTCGGCGGCCGCATCCAGCTCCAGTACCGCAATGCGGACGCCAGCGGGGGGGGCGATTTCGACGAGATCTTTTTCCGCCGCCTCCGCCCCTATATCCAGGGGACGGTGACGGAAGACTGGATGGGCAAGATCCAGTTCGACTTCGGCAAGGCAGAAGACTCGAACGAGGTCGCGCTCAAGGACGCCTACATGCAATACCTCGGCTGGGAAAACCACAAGATCACGATCGGCAACTCCAAGACACCGTTCTCGAGAGAGTTCCTGGCCTCGTCCAAGCGCCAGCAACTGGTCGAACGGAGTTTTACCGGAGACCACAACTTCGGTTCACCGGACCGCCAACTCGGCATCCGGCTCGATGGCAGCGCGCTGGACAAGAAGATCACCTACGCGGCCTCGTTGGGAACGGAAGAGCATGACCCGGCGATCAACCGCATGGACTTCGACTCGCCCGCGAACGCCGCGGCCGACTGGAACGAGGGCGTCGTAGTAGCGGCCCGTCTCGACTACCATCCGCTCGGTTACATGAAGTTCGACCAGGCCGACTTCCGCAGCGACGAATGGAAGATCAACTTCAGCGTGGCCGCCTTCAACTGGTCCAACGACGACGACAACAACACCTACACCGATTCGGGTACCGGCATGGTCAACGCGACCGGTCTGGCCGACGGCAAGGTCGACCTCGACAGCGCTGAAGGCCTGGAGCTCAGCGCCGGCGTGCGCGGGATGGGATTCTCCGCGGATATCGAGTTTCAGAAGATCAGCGGCGACACCGTGGACCCGACGTTCACCGGCGGCCTTTACGCCAACGGGAAGACCGACCTGGACATCATCGCCGTGGAAGCCGGCTACATGGTCGCGTCCAACGTCGAAGTGGTAGCCGGCTGGGACACGTTCGACGCCGACAACTTCACCGCCAGCACCGACCGAACGTCCCTGGGGCTGAACTGGTACTGGAACAAGCACAAGGCCAAGCTTCAGTTGACGTACCGCACCTGGGACAGCGTCACGGGCGTTCCCGGGAGCGACCTGGACGAGGTCATCGCCCAGGCCCAGTTCGTGTTCTAG
- a CDS encoding mechanosensitive ion channel family protein codes for MSEVLSNLGVSDFLTSGRMLGLGRAVLILVVGILVARLASRTAERGLRRRVSAQEAMLVRRLSYYVMLMLVVTSALHQLGFKFGVLLGAAGVLSVAIGFASQTSASNLISGVFLIAERSFVVGDLLDVNGRLGFVISIDLLSVKLRTFDNLMMRVPNEEMIKNTVLNLTRFPIRRLDLQVGVAYKEDTERVRKILFDVAERNPICLDEPSPLFIYKGYGDSALELQFSVWAKRENFLMLRNTMQEEIKRTFDEHGVEIPFPHRTLYTGSVTEPFPVRMVNDGA; via the coding sequence ATGAGTGAGGTACTCAGCAACCTCGGCGTGTCAGACTTTTTGACATCTGGCCGCATGCTCGGTCTCGGCCGGGCGGTGCTCATCCTCGTTGTCGGGATCCTGGTGGCCCGGCTCGCAAGCAGAACTGCCGAGCGAGGGCTGCGGCGTCGCGTGAGTGCGCAGGAAGCCATGCTGGTGAGGCGGTTGAGCTATTACGTGATGCTGATGCTCGTCGTCACATCGGCGCTCCACCAGCTAGGCTTCAAGTTCGGTGTGCTTTTGGGTGCCGCCGGCGTCTTGTCCGTGGCCATCGGGTTCGCGTCACAGACATCGGCTTCCAATCTCATTAGCGGAGTGTTCTTGATTGCCGAACGCTCCTTTGTGGTTGGCGACCTGCTCGACGTCAACGGTCGGTTGGGCTTTGTCATTTCCATAGACCTCCTCTCGGTGAAGCTCCGTACGTTCGACAATCTGATGATGCGTGTGCCGAACGAGGAGATGATCAAGAACACCGTGTTGAACCTCACGCGATTCCCCATCCGCCGCCTCGATCTGCAGGTGGGGGTTGCCTACAAAGAAGATACGGAGCGAGTCAGGAAGATCCTCTTCGACGTCGCGGAGCGGAATCCGATCTGCCTCGACGAGCCGTCGCCGCTGTTTATCTACAAAGGGTACGGAGACTCGGCCCTCGAACTGCAGTTCTCGGTGTGGGCGAAACGGGAAAACTTCCTGATGCTGAGGAATACGATGCAGGAGGAGATCAAGAGGACGTTCGACGAACACGGCGTCGAGATTCCGTTCCCACACCGGACCCTCTACACGGGCAGCGTTACAGAACCTTTCCCCGTGCGCATGGTGAACGACGGCGCCTAA